The Triticum aestivum cultivar Chinese Spring unplaced genomic scaffold, IWGSC CS RefSeq v2.1 scaffold188339, whole genome shotgun sequence genome has a segment encoding these proteins:
- the LOC123176024 gene encoding disease resistance protein RPS2-like, giving the protein MYHKIIHGQDNKLLEDAPDATTSTLLLPDFICEQVTSLHVYDNPSITSVPASPHGLVLDSLIWCRVERCPKLHTVFTVPQGPFCLETFWASQLLSAVYIWDKPVKSKFKHIEILHLDYCPRLVHVLPMSIWKRGTTFSSLETIEILYCSDLREIVYCGDLREVFPLGPEHQQQDIILEFPKLRHIHLHELPTLQCICGRRMSAPKLETIKIRGCWSLRRLPAVGRDTKPPTVDCEKEWWDNLEWDALEKYHHPSLYEPSHSLYYKKAQLPRGTVLR; this is encoded by the exons ATGTATCATAAGATCATACATGGGCAGGACAACAAACTTTTGGAGGATGCTCCAGATGCTACTACtagcactttattattgcctgATTTTATTTGTGAGCAGGTTACATCGCTGCACGTGTATGATAACCCGTCTATCACCAGTGTCCCTGCATCTCCCCACGGATTAGTATTGGATAGTCTAATATGGTGCCGGGTAGAGAGGTGCCCCAAGTTGCACACTGTCTTTACTGTTCCTCAGGGCCCTTTTTGTCTGGAGACATTCTGGGCGTCCCAGCTTCTCTCCGCAGTCTACATCTGGGACAAACCAGTTAAAAGTAAGTTCAAACACATCGAAATCTTGCACCTGGACTACTGCCCCAGGCTTGTACATGTGCTCCCCATGTCCATATGGAAGAGAGGCACCACCTTTTCTAGCCTGGAGACCATTGAGATACTGTACTGCAGTGACCTCAGGGAGATAGTGTACTGCGGTGACCTCAGGGAGGTCTTCCCTTTGGGCCCTGAGCATCAACAACAGGATATAATTCTCGAATTTCCCAAGCTGAGGCACATCCACCTGCACGAGCTCCCTACGTTGCAGTGTATCTGTGGGCGCAGGATGTCCGCGCCTAAACTCGAGACTATCAAGATCAGGGGCTGCTGGAGCCTTAGGCGTCTGCCTGCCGTTGGACGTGACACTAAACCACCCACGGTGGACTGTGAGAAGGAATGGTGGGACAACCTGGAGTGGGACGCGTTGGAGAAGTACCACCACCCTTCCCTCTACGAGCCGAGCCACTCGCTATACTACAAGAAGGCCCAGCTGCCCAGAGGCACCGTACTCAG GTGA